A portion of the Faecalibacterium sp. I3-3-89 genome contains these proteins:
- a CDS encoding DNA topoisomerase 3: MSVQLVIAEKPSVARSIATVIGADEKQNGYWQGGGYLVSWCIGHLVSFAEADQYDEKYCKWRYDDLPILPQPWQFIVPDEKKQQFEIVRALLNRPDVDSVTAATDAGREGELIFRFVYQMAGCTKPVKRLWISSMEDAAIREGFANLRPDSDYDALYQSALCRAKADWLVGINATRLFSVLYHKTLTVGRVQTPTLKMLVDRDAKILRFQKEKYYTVGIQSGSLKADSGRIASMDEANTLKATCAGTSAICTSIKRERKAEQPPKLYDLTTLQREANRLFGFTAKQTLDYAQQLYEKKLLTYPRTDSQYLTEDMGQTAQHLVSDLLGLLPFAQGLDLTPEVGRILNSKKVSDHHAIIPTSEFVKQGFTGLAESECKLMNLVCSKLLCTIAAPHEYETVTAVFSCAGNEFAAKGKTVLVPGWKGIDQRFRSTLKADTEEEVLNALPKLAEGQSFFVTADVSEHFTSPPKAYTEDTLLSAMERAGAEDMPEDKVNCSAGAREGGLGQAERKGLGTPATRAAILEKLVQMGFVQRKGKQLVPTKDGINLAVVLPESLTSPALTAEWENRLTEIAKGKADPDEFMAEIEAQVCQLVKTYSCISADKQNLFQSERVIIGKCPRCGENVYEGKKNFYCGNRGCQFVMWKNDRFFEQRKKAFTPKIAAALLKNGKAKVKGLYSEKTGKTYDATVLLADTGGKYVNYRVERKE, translated from the coding sequence TCAGCTGGTGATTGCCGAAAAGCCCAGTGTTGCCCGCAGCATTGCCACCGTGATCGGGGCCGATGAAAAGCAAAACGGCTACTGGCAGGGCGGCGGGTATCTTGTCAGCTGGTGCATCGGGCATCTGGTGTCCTTTGCCGAGGCGGACCAGTACGATGAAAAATACTGTAAGTGGCGGTATGATGATTTGCCCATCCTGCCCCAGCCGTGGCAGTTCATCGTCCCGGACGAGAAGAAACAGCAGTTTGAAATCGTCCGCGCCCTGCTCAACCGCCCGGATGTGGACAGTGTGACCGCCGCGACCGATGCAGGCCGGGAGGGAGAACTGATTTTCCGTTTCGTCTACCAAATGGCCGGTTGCACAAAACCTGTGAAGCGGCTCTGGATTTCCAGCATGGAGGATGCCGCTATCCGGGAGGGCTTCGCAAACCTGCGCCCGGATTCGGATTATGATGCTCTGTATCAATCGGCCCTCTGCCGTGCAAAGGCGGATTGGCTGGTGGGCATCAACGCAACGCGGCTGTTTTCGGTGCTGTACCACAAGACCCTGACGGTGGGCCGGGTGCAGACCCCGACACTGAAAATGCTGGTGGACCGGGATGCAAAAATTCTGCGCTTCCAAAAAGAAAAGTATTACACGGTCGGCATCCAGTCCGGCAGCTTGAAAGCGGACAGTGGGCGCATTGCCAGCATGGACGAGGCCAACACTTTGAAAGCTACTTGTGCCGGAACATCTGCCATCTGTACTTCTATCAAGCGTGAGAGAAAGGCAGAACAGCCGCCTAAGCTCTATGACCTGACCACCTTGCAGCGGGAAGCAAACCGTCTGTTCGGTTTTACCGCAAAACAGACCCTTGATTACGCCCAGCAGCTTTACGAAAAGAAACTGCTGACCTATCCCCGCACGGACAGCCAATATCTGACCGAGGATATGGGCCAGACAGCACAACATCTTGTGTCTGACCTGCTGGGGCTGCTGCCCTTTGCCCAAGGGCTTGACTTGACCCCGGAAGTGGGCCGGATTCTGAACAGCAAAAAGGTATCGGACCACCACGCCATCATCCCCACGTCCGAATTTGTAAAGCAGGGTTTCACTGGTCTTGCCGAGAGTGAATGCAAGCTGATGAACCTTGTCTGCTCCAAACTGCTCTGCACGATAGCCGCGCCCCATGAGTACGAAACTGTGACGGCTGTGTTCTCCTGTGCAGGGAACGAGTTCGCCGCCAAAGGAAAGACTGTACTTGTCCCCGGTTGGAAAGGAATCGACCAGCGGTTCCGTTCCACCCTGAAAGCCGACACCGAGGAAGAAGTTTTGAACGCCCTGCCGAAACTGGCCGAGGGGCAGAGTTTTTTCGTGACAGCGGACGTTTCGGAACACTTCACGTCCCCGCCGAAAGCCTACACCGAAGATACGCTCCTGTCAGCAATGGAGCGGGCCGGGGCCGAGGATATGCCGGAGGACAAGGTGAATTGCTCTGCAGGAGCAAGAGAGGGTGGCCTGGGCCAAGCGGAACGCAAGGGGCTGGGTACGCCCGCCACCCGTGCCGCGATTCTGGAAAAGCTGGTGCAAATGGGCTTTGTGCAGCGCAAAGGCAAACAGCTTGTCCCCACCAAGGACGGCATCAATCTGGCGGTGGTTCTGCCGGAAAGCCTGACCTCTCCCGCTCTGACTGCTGAATGGGAAAACCGCCTGACCGAGATTGCCAAAGGCAAGGCAGACCCGGACGAGTTCATGGCCGAAATCGAGGCACAGGTGTGCCAGTTGGTCAAGACTTATTCCTGCATCAGCGCGGACAAGCAGAACTTATTTCAGTCGGAACGGGTCATCATCGGCAAGTGTCCCCGGTGCGGTGAAAACGTCTATGAGGGTAAAAAGAATTTTTACTGCGGGAACCGTGGCTGTCAGTTCGTGATGTGGAAGAATGACCGCTTCTTTGAGCAGCGCAAAAAGGCGTTCACACCGAAGATCGCCGCTGCTCTGCTCAAAAACGGTAAGGCAAAGGTCAAGGGCCTCTATTCCGAAAAGACAGGCAAAACCTATGATGC